From Candidatus Alcyoniella australis, a single genomic window includes:
- a CDS encoding choice-of-anchor L domain-containing protein: MRRLLVVLIALGLMFLAFNLACDEAKDAAEDLADDDLPDILDEGDMDADTPEGWRFLFAIELNADQAESLDEDWYVPLELLGGGDDIDGQIIAAKQEQLEGYGYRLWFSTKAKVEDDRFKVDADVSLLDGAAGGHGGGIYAFYSSDYSLSFIAGEVSDCEGNAKADILVTATDSPFFTYTIAGGKWALPVWNVNVTNQGDEGNSVEVHFDDGDCYGSMAIGTALGDNGKIDAEPYAHETMGDNSDVIKPDPILMNAGVPAREPSGDNLDFELCDFTNWEAALSDSGDAYPFAQVLDASYGVFFPGGGETCYALLSTGGANRQTVTIMRTVEVPADATAFKISYDFISQEYAEWVGSGFNDVFTLKILGSPDYIIYRTINNTAEADLWEALSDPTAQAVADIDQSTDAAQNDSGKIFDGHLKANARGPRITDHAGAFADYDISPYQGQEITLVFTIADVGDKIYDSAVLIDYIKFE; the protein is encoded by the coding sequence ATGCGACGCCTGTTGGTAGTCCTGATCGCGTTGGGCCTGATGTTTCTGGCGTTCAACCTGGCCTGCGACGAGGCCAAGGACGCGGCCGAAGACCTGGCGGACGACGATCTGCCCGATATTCTCGACGAGGGCGACATGGACGCGGACACGCCCGAGGGCTGGCGCTTCCTGTTCGCCATTGAGCTCAACGCGGACCAGGCCGAGAGCCTGGACGAGGACTGGTACGTCCCGCTGGAACTGCTCGGCGGCGGCGATGACATCGACGGCCAGATCATCGCGGCCAAGCAGGAGCAGCTCGAGGGCTACGGCTATCGGCTGTGGTTCAGCACCAAGGCCAAGGTCGAGGACGACCGTTTCAAGGTCGATGCCGACGTTAGTCTGCTCGACGGCGCGGCCGGCGGCCACGGCGGCGGGATCTACGCCTTCTACTCCTCGGACTACTCACTGAGCTTCATTGCCGGCGAGGTTTCGGACTGCGAGGGCAACGCCAAGGCCGACATCCTGGTCACGGCCACGGACTCGCCGTTCTTCACCTACACCATCGCAGGCGGCAAGTGGGCCCTGCCGGTGTGGAACGTCAACGTGACCAACCAAGGCGACGAGGGCAACTCGGTGGAGGTGCATTTCGACGACGGCGACTGCTACGGCTCGATGGCCATCGGCACCGCCCTGGGCGACAACGGCAAAATCGATGCCGAGCCGTACGCGCACGAGACCATGGGCGACAACTCCGACGTGATCAAGCCCGACCCGATCCTGATGAACGCCGGGGTGCCCGCGCGCGAGCCCTCGGGCGACAACCTGGACTTCGAGCTGTGCGACTTCACCAACTGGGAGGCCGCGCTGAGCGACTCGGGCGACGCCTATCCCTTTGCCCAGGTGCTCGACGCATCGTACGGCGTGTTCTTCCCCGGCGGCGGCGAGACCTGCTACGCGCTACTCTCCACCGGCGGGGCCAACCGCCAGACCGTGACGATCATGCGCACGGTGGAGGTCCCGGCCGACGCCACCGCATTCAAAATCTCCTACGACTTCATCAGCCAGGAGTACGCCGAGTGGGTCGGCTCGGGATTCAACGACGTGTTCACGCTCAAGATCCTCGGCTCGCCGGACTACATCATCTACCGCACGATCAACAACACCGCCGAGGCCGACCTGTGGGAGGCGCTGTCCGACCCCACGGCCCAGGCCGTGGCCGACATCGACCAGAGCACCGACGCGGCGCAGAATGACTCGGGCAAGATCTTCGATGGGCACCTCAAGGCCAACGCACGCGGTCCGCGGATCACCGACCATGCCGGCGCGTTCGCGGACTACGACATCAGCCCCTATCAGGGACAGGAGATCACCCTGGTGTTCACAATCGCCGACGTGGGAGACAAGATTTACGACAGCGCGGTCTTGATCGACTACATCAAGTTCGAGTAG